The following are from one region of the Nymphaea colorata isolate Beijing-Zhang1983 chromosome 7, ASM883128v2, whole genome shotgun sequence genome:
- the LOC116257729 gene encoding uncharacterized protein LOC116257729, with product MTSAASSSLVSCPDCSSPSLSQIADFNMAPSIANNQQSKVPQGPVAILWDIENCPVPNDVRPEDVAGNIRMALRLHPVVNGAVTHFSAYGDFNAFPRRLREGCQRTGVKLVDVPNGRKDAADKAILVDMFLFALDNPPPSSILLISGDVDFAPALHILGQRGYTIVLAIPAKVSVSSALSSAGRFVWDWPSVARGEGFMPAKSHTVYGADVLHALPSHLTENPDSQIEDESIIYQGLPNSGCTMRSNFSQVYYLDASCHVSRDVIRAAHSLSEYSSNAISLPQCSGSRSQSLPPVLNDMPMAASSDLNELQHDHWVQPGDIQGLKGQIVKLLELSAGSLQLVRLPSEYQKMFGRPLYVSEYGSCKLVDLLKKMADAVTVEGKGNRKFVTLGSSAERSQRFLNPSAGSSRRERKGKGILREENISCDGNELLCAGFQNMGCYSDESTDDERGSGQDDRNLEIPVGNVGSTIKAVADACLDRFKEELQELLVSYSCRILVGSFEALYEQRYKKSLNYQSFGVNGLEELIKKVKDVAEICEEQTTKRRFLMVSGSGGLRSV from the coding sequence ATGACTTCAGCTGCCAGTTCATCCTTGGTTTCCTGTCCTGATTGCTCGAGCCCCAGTCTTTCCCAAATTGCAGACTTTAATATGGCACCGTCTATTGCAAACAATCAGCAAAGCAAGGTTCCTCAGGGGCCTGTTGCCATTCTTTGGGATATTGAGAACTGCCCTGTTCCTAATGATGTGCGTCCAGAAGATGTTGCTGGAAACATCAGAATGGCATTAAGGTTGCACCCTGTGGTCAATGGAGCTGTAACTCACTTCTCTGCCTATGGTGATTTCAATGCTTTTCCCAGGCGACTCAGAGAAGGTTGCCAAAGAACTGGTGTGAAACTTGTTGATGTTCCTAATGGCCGAAAGGATGCTGCTGATAAGGCTATATTGGTGGACATGTTTCTGTTTGCTCTTGACAATCCtcctccatcatcaattttgttGATTTCAGGTGATGTTGATTTTGCTCCAGCTTTGCACATATTAGGCCAACGTGGATACACAATCGTCCTTGCCATCCCAGCTAAGGTTAGTGTGTCCTCTGCTTTGAGCAGTGCAGGCAGATTTGTCTGGGATTGGCCAAGTGTGGCCAGAGGGGAAGGCTTTATGCCTGCAAAGTCCCATACAGTGTATGGGGCAGATGTCCTTCATGCCTTACCTTCTCATTTGACTGAGAACCCTGATTCTCAAATAGAAGATGAGTCGATCATCTATCAGGGTTTACCAAATAGTGGATGCACAATGAGGTCAAACTTCAGCCAAGTGTACTATCTTGATGCATCTTGTCATGTTTCAAGAGATGTTATAAGGGCTGCACATTCATTGTCTGAATACAGCAGCAATGCTATCAGTTTGCCACAATGTTCTGGTTCAAGGTCGCAGAGTTTGCCCCCAGTCCTAAATGACATGCCCATGGCTGCTTCAAGTGACCTGAATGAATTGCAGCATGATCATTGGGTGCAGCCAGGTGATATTCAGGGTCTGAAGGGCCAAATTGTGAAGCTGCTCGAGTTATCAGCTGGCAGCTTGCAGCTGGTCCGCTTGCCGTCtgaatatcaaaaaatgtttggcCGGCCATTATATGTCTCTGAGTATGGTTCTTGTAAGCTTGTGGATCTTCTTAAGAAAATGGCTGATGCTGTGACTGTGGAGGGGAAGGGAAACCGAAAGTTTGTAACACTTGGTTCATCTGCTGAAAGAAGCCAAAGATTTTTGAATCCTTCTGCAGGTTCTTcaagaagggagagaaaaggTAAAGGAATTTTACGAGAAGAGAACATCAGCTGCGACGGGAACGAGCTATTATGTGCTGGATTTCAGAACATGGGCTGTTACTCCGATGAATCAACAGATGATGAAAGGGGGAGCGGACAAGATGATAGGAACCTAGAGATCCCTGTCGGTAATGTTGGTTCTACAATAAAAGCAGTTGCAGATGCCTGTCTGGATCGGTTCAAGGAGGAACTGCAAGAGCTTCTTGTCAGCTATTCTTGCCGGATACTGGTGGGCAGTTTTGAAGCACTATACGAGCAGAGGTACAAGAAGTCACTGAACTACCAGAGCTTTGGTGTGAATGGTTTGGAGGAGCTCATCAAGAAAGTAAAGGATGTTGCAGAAATTTGCGAAGAACAGACAACCAAGAGAAGGTTTCTGATGGTCAGTGGTTCCGGTGGTCTTAGGTCTGTTTGA
- the LOC116258176 gene encoding UDP-glucuronate 4-epimerase 2-like has protein sequence MSLKPSPHHLDVESGNGIPSTPGKFKLEKSTPFFFHRNPRFYSSFYKLAFWSAVFIGTILFFFLRSSPSPASSHSFAIHASYGGPSWAKLVRSSASSRRPNAITVLVTGAAGFVGSHVSTALKRRGDGVLGLDNFNDYYDPSLKRARQSNLQKSVGLYIVEGDINDSGLLAKLFDVVPFTHVLHLAAQAGVRYALQNPSSYVQSNVAGLVNLFEACRAANPQPAIVWASSSSVYGLNTKVPFSESDRTDQPASLYAATKKAGEEIAHTYNHIHGLSITGLRFFTVYGPWGRPDMAYFFFTRDILKGKSIPIFESADHGTVARDFTYIDDIVKGCVASLDTAEKSTGSGGKKRGPAQLRIYNLGNTSPVPVSELVTILEKLLKAKAKRKVMQLPRNGDVQFTHANISLAQNELGYQPATDLQTGLKKFVKWYLDYYGNSNRKRGGSDSF, from the coding sequence ATGTCGCTAAAACCATCCCCTCACCATTTAGACGTAGAAAGCGGCAATGGCATACCGTCCACACCGGGCAAATTCAAGCTAGAAAAGTCTACACCCTTCTTCTTTCATCGCAACCCTCGATTCTATTCTTCCTTCTACAAGCTAGCATTTTGGTCGGCGGTTTTCATTGGCAcgatcctcttcttcttcctccgatCCTCCCCGTCTCCTGCTTCTTCTCATTCCTTCGCTATTCACGCCTCCTATGGAGGACCATCTTGGGCGAAGCTCGTCCGATCCTCCGCCAGCTCCAGGCGCCCCAATGCTATCACCGTGCTTGTCACTGGCGCTGCCGGATTCGTCGGATCGCATGTCTCCACGGCGCTGAAACGCCGAGGAGATGGTGTGCTTGGCCTCGACAACTTCAACGACTACTATGACCCCTCGCTGAAGCGCGCCCGTCAATCCAACCTGCAGAAATCGGTAGGCCTCTACATTGTCGAGGGCGACATCAACGATTCTGGCCTTCTGGCTAAGCTCTTCGACGTCGTCCCTTTCACGCACGTCCTCCATCTTGCCGCCCAGGCGGGCGTGAGGTATGCACTTCAGAATCCTAGTTCTTATGTTCAGAGCAATGTCGCTGGGCTAGTGAATCTGTTTGAGGCATGTCGGGCAGCGAATCCACAGCCTGCCATTGTATGGGCTTCGTCCAGTTCCGTCTATGGGTTGAACACTAAGGTGCCATTCTCGGAATCTGATCGGACGGATCAGCCGGCGAGCCTCTACGCTGCCACCAAGAAGGCTGGAGAGGAGATCGCCCACACTTACAATCATATTCATGGTCTTTCTATTACTGGGCTGAGGTTTTTCACCGTTTATGGTCCTTGGGGCAGGCCTGATATGGCctatttcttcttcacaagAGATATTTTGAAGGGAAAAAGCATACCGATCTTTGAAAGCGCAGATCATGGCACGGTTGCGAGAGACTTTACTTATATTGATGACATTGTTAAAGGCTGTGTGGCTTCTCTGGACACTGCAGAGAAGAGCACGGGGAGTGGGGGGAAGAAGAGAGGACCTGCTCAATTGAGGATATACAATCTTGGAAATACTTCCCCTGTTCCTGTGAGCGAACTGGTTACCATTTTGGAGAAATTATTGAAGGCTAAGGCAAAGAGGAAGGTGATGCAGTTGCCAAGGAATGGGGATGTGCAATTTACACACGCCAACATCAGCCTTGCCCAGAATGAACTAGGATACCAGCCAGCAACTGACCTGCAGACGGGCTTGAAGAAATTTGTGAAATGGTACTTGGACTATTATGGAAATTCTAACAGGAAACGAGGTGGCAGTGATAGTTTCTAG